In Janibacter alkaliphilus, the following proteins share a genomic window:
- a CDS encoding amino acid ABC transporter permease, producing MSSSVLFDAPGPRARRRHRLLTVLAALVLLGLVYLALGRLGERGELEPEKWQAMFTRSAWENYFLPGIWATLRAAGIAIVLALVFGFVFGMGRVSQNRYVRWVSGVVVEFFRGIPVLIMMIAFFYFLAYQGIFAPTTNPFVAVIAALTLYNGSVIAELVRSGVGSLPAGQAEAGLSVGLTPGQTMRSIQLPQAITAMLPALVGQLVVVLKDSALGAIITYPELLRQARNLAAGGDTLQPLVIAAVIFIVINFSLTTFAGWLESRINRRGHTAGGAQAAVQDRGAAT from the coding sequence ATGAGCTCCTCGGTCCTCTTCGACGCCCCCGGTCCCCGCGCCCGCCGCCGGCACCGGCTGCTCACCGTGCTCGCGGCGCTGGTGCTCCTGGGTCTGGTCTACCTCGCCCTCGGGCGCCTGGGGGAGCGGGGTGAGCTGGAGCCGGAGAAGTGGCAGGCGATGTTCACCCGCAGCGCCTGGGAGAACTACTTCCTGCCGGGCATCTGGGCGACCCTGCGCGCCGCCGGCATCGCCATCGTGCTGGCGCTGGTCTTCGGGTTCGTCTTCGGCATGGGCCGGGTCTCGCAGAACCGCTACGTGCGCTGGGTCAGCGGCGTCGTCGTGGAGTTCTTCCGCGGGATCCCGGTGCTCATCATGATGATCGCCTTCTTCTACTTCCTCGCCTACCAGGGGATCTTCGCGCCGACGACCAACCCCTTCGTCGCCGTCATCGCGGCGCTGACCCTCTACAACGGCTCGGTCATCGCCGAGCTGGTGCGCTCCGGGGTGGGTTCGCTGCCGGCCGGTCAGGCCGAGGCCGGCCTGTCGGTCGGGCTGACCCCGGGGCAGACGATGCGCAGCATCCAGCTGCCGCAGGCGATCACCGCGATGCTGCCGGCGCTGGTCGGCCAGCTCGTCGTGGTGCTCAAGGACAGCGCGCTGGGCGCGATCATCACCTACCCCGAGCTGCTCCGGCAGGCGCGCAACCTCGCCGCCGGGGGCGACACCCTGCAGCCGCTGGTGATCGCGGCGGTGATCTTCATCGTCATCAACTTCTCGCTGACCACCTTCGCAGGCTGGCTGGAGAGCCGGATCAACCGCCGCGGGCACACCGCCGGAGGAGCCCAGGCGGCCGTCCAGGACCGCGGCGCCGCGACCTGA
- a CDS encoding ABC transporter permease subunit, with amino-acid sequence MRELFEQFDVWGAFWLTIQLSLWSALWSLLLGTALVIMRVGPIRVLNVLGAVYVNTVRNTPLTLVVLFSLTVLGTRLGIPIVDRDSPTALVDEAIRWAIFGLSVYHAAFVCEALRSGVNTVPAGQAEAARSIGLGFVQSLRHVVLPQAFRGAVAPLASTLIALIKNTTVVSIIGVAQTSYFMAEALEFRPDLTWQLFGLIAGFFLLLTLPIGIGLTALSRKVAVKR; translated from the coding sequence GTGCGTGAGCTCTTCGAGCAGTTCGACGTCTGGGGAGCCTTCTGGCTGACCATCCAGCTGTCGCTGTGGTCGGCGTTGTGGTCGCTGCTGCTCGGCACCGCGCTCGTCATCATGCGGGTCGGGCCGATCCGGGTCCTCAACGTGCTCGGCGCGGTGTACGTCAACACCGTGCGAAACACCCCGCTGACCCTGGTGGTGCTCTTCTCGCTGACCGTGCTGGGCACCCGGCTCGGCATCCCGATCGTCGACCGGGACAGCCCCACCGCCCTCGTCGACGAGGCGATCCGCTGGGCCATCTTCGGGCTGTCGGTCTACCACGCCGCCTTCGTCTGCGAGGCGCTGCGCTCCGGGGTCAACACCGTGCCCGCCGGTCAGGCCGAGGCGGCCCGCTCGATCGGGCTCGGCTTCGTCCAGTCGCTGCGGCACGTGGTGCTGCCGCAGGCCTTCCGCGGGGCGGTGGCGCCGCTGGCCTCGACGCTCATCGCGCTCATCAAGAACACCACGGTGGTCTCGATCATCGGGGTGGCCCAGACCTCGTACTTCATGGCCGAGGCCCTGGAGTTCCGACCGGACCTCACCTGGCAGCTCTTCGGTCTCATCGCCGGCTTCTTCCTGCTGCTCACCCTGCCGATCGGCATCGGCCTGACCGCCCTCTCCCGGAAGGTGGCGGTGAAGCGATGA
- a CDS encoding acyl-CoA dehydrogenase family protein, with amino-acid sequence MSLDTASLADRGQRLGLRLIAKAGGLPGLKDPKVRARVERYLYKGAVSGFKAQTAAGRAFARQKGSGDPARAATTKPKQQFDLTPTEDQEMIRGVAKELADEVIRPAGATADAERSVPAEVTSAAAEVGLHLIGVPAELEGIAEERSAVTAALVIEELARGDMGIATAIMAPAAVATAIASYGDADQQATYLPEFTGDDPPKAAAIALMEPQPLFDPLAPSTTAVREVEELVLTGVKALVPGAADAELFIVGALLDGQPRLVIVEPGAEGLQVEDDPAMGVRAAKTARLHLEGVRVPASNLLGTTEDHLDAVRRARLAWAAAAVGTGQAAFDHVSEYVQERKAFGEPIGYRQAVAFTVADMAIEIDALRLVVWKAAARLDRGEDASAEIAQARSLTSQYLTQVGSNGVQLLGGHGFVKEYDNERWYRDLRGAGVLEGSLLV; translated from the coding sequence ATGTCTCTCGACACCGCCTCGCTCGCCGACCGTGGTCAGCGGCTCGGCCTGCGGCTCATCGCCAAGGCCGGCGGCCTGCCCGGCCTGAAGGACCCGAAGGTCCGGGCTCGCGTGGAGCGCTACCTCTACAAGGGCGCGGTCAGCGGCTTCAAGGCCCAGACCGCCGCCGGTCGCGCCTTCGCCCGGCAGAAGGGGTCCGGTGACCCGGCCCGGGCCGCCACCACGAAGCCCAAGCAGCAGTTCGACCTCACCCCCACCGAGGACCAGGAGATGATCCGCGGCGTCGCCAAGGAGCTCGCCGACGAGGTCATCCGTCCCGCCGGTGCGACCGCCGACGCCGAGCGCAGCGTCCCGGCCGAGGTCACCTCCGCGGCCGCCGAGGTCGGGCTGCACCTCATCGGCGTCCCGGCCGAGCTCGAGGGCATCGCCGAGGAGCGCTCCGCCGTGACCGCCGCCCTCGTCATCGAGGAGCTGGCCCGCGGCGACATGGGCATCGCCACCGCGATCATGGCGCCGGCCGCCGTGGCCACCGCCATCGCCAGCTACGGCGACGCCGACCAGCAGGCCACCTACCTGCCCGAGTTCACCGGCGACGACCCGCCGAAGGCTGCCGCCATCGCGCTCATGGAGCCCCAGCCTCTCTTCGACCCGCTGGCACCGAGCACCACCGCCGTCCGCGAGGTCGAGGAGCTCGTGCTCACCGGGGTCAAGGCGCTCGTGCCTGGGGCCGCCGACGCCGAGCTCTTCATCGTCGGCGCGCTGCTCGACGGCCAGCCCCGGCTGGTCATCGTCGAGCCCGGCGCCGAGGGCCTGCAGGTCGAGGACGACCCGGCCATGGGCGTGCGCGCCGCGAAGACCGCCCGGCTGCACCTCGAAGGGGTGCGGGTGCCGGCCAGCAACCTGCTCGGCACCACCGAGGACCACCTCGACGCCGTCCGCCGCGCCCGGCTCGCCTGGGCCGCCGCCGCCGTCGGCACCGGCCAGGCCGCCTTCGACCACGTCAGCGAGTACGTCCAGGAGCGCAAGGCCTTCGGCGAGCCGATCGGCTACCGGCAGGCGGTCGCCTTCACCGTCGCCGACATGGCCATCGAGATCGACGCGCTGCGGCTCGTGGTCTGGAAGGCCGCCGCCCGGCTCGACCGCGGCGAGGACGCCTCCGCCGAGATCGCCCAGGCCCGTTCGCTGACCAGCCAGTACCTCACCCAGGTCGGCAGCAACGGCGTGCAGCTGCTCGGCGGCCACGGCTTCGTCAAGGAGTACGACAACGAGCGCTGGTACCGCGACCTGCGCGGCGCCGGCGTCCTCGAGGGCAGCCTGCTCGTCTGA
- a CDS encoding S8 family serine peptidase gives MRRSRMTAFLGAAALGCSGLATATATAQPVPGDAAAASSASAAPSAPSAAAGPAATSGDYVVLVEKGASVSSVVDQVEEAGGSVTSINRQIGMVTVDSDDAGFAAEARAMDGVDNAAAEIAIGTSPQTPDAAPDEEVTQEHVDAADKGSSAAAKKKVAASQSRAAAAEADPLDDLAWGLDMVDAPEAHQVTAGHKRTKVGIIDTGVQANHPDIAANFDKATSKNFARDIPMVDGECEYDGCMDPATVDDNGHGTHVAGTIGAAANDYGVTGVAPGVSLVNVRAGQDSGYFFLGPVTNAIAYAADQRLDVVNMSFYIDPWAFNCVGGAPEDNAEQAAQQDVTIDTIERVLDYAHRRDVTMVAALGNGHEDLANPRNDATSPNFPEGVAHERTIDNDSCYDLPVEGPNVIGVSALGPSGEKSDFSNWTTDLRSGEIEVSAPGGWFRDGIGTDSYRTNENLILSAAPTKVLQAEGQVSRYGYVTAAGRANGVIKQCSDSPVASGATRCGYYQYLQGTSMAAPHAAGVAALIVDSRGSGYGKWWGLDARDTSYVLRKSAVNEDCPEGGVRSYVPEGRSEEFTAECVSSTGFNGFYGDGIVNARRAVTWR, from the coding sequence ATGCGTCGATCTCGCATGACGGCGTTCCTCGGAGCAGCTGCCCTGGGCTGCTCCGGACTCGCCACCGCCACGGCCACCGCCCAGCCGGTCCCCGGCGACGCCGCCGCGGCCTCGTCCGCATCCGCGGCGCCGTCCGCGCCGTCGGCCGCGGCCGGACCCGCCGCCACCTCCGGCGACTACGTCGTCCTCGTCGAGAAGGGCGCCTCGGTGTCCTCGGTCGTGGACCAGGTCGAGGAGGCCGGCGGCTCGGTCACCTCGATCAACCGCCAGATCGGGATGGTCACCGTCGACTCCGACGACGCCGGGTTCGCCGCAGAGGCGAGGGCCATGGACGGCGTCGACAACGCCGCCGCCGAGATCGCCATCGGCACCTCCCCGCAGACGCCCGACGCGGCACCCGACGAGGAGGTCACCCAGGAGCACGTGGACGCCGCGGACAAGGGCTCCTCCGCCGCCGCGAAGAAGAAGGTGGCCGCCAGCCAGAGCCGCGCCGCGGCCGCCGAGGCCGACCCGCTGGACGACCTCGCCTGGGGTCTGGACATGGTCGACGCCCCCGAGGCGCACCAGGTCACCGCCGGCCACAAGCGCACCAAGGTCGGGATCATCGACACCGGCGTCCAGGCCAACCACCCGGACATCGCCGCCAACTTCGACAAGGCCACCTCGAAGAACTTCGCCCGGGACATCCCGATGGTCGACGGCGAGTGCGAGTACGACGGCTGCATGGACCCGGCGACGGTCGACGACAACGGGCACGGCACGCACGTCGCCGGCACCATCGGCGCCGCGGCCAACGACTACGGCGTCACCGGCGTGGCGCCGGGCGTCTCGCTGGTCAACGTCCGCGCCGGCCAGGACAGCGGCTACTTCTTCCTCGGCCCGGTGACCAACGCCATCGCCTACGCCGCCGACCAGCGGCTGGACGTGGTGAACATGTCCTTCTACATCGACCCGTGGGCCTTCAACTGCGTCGGCGGGGCGCCGGAGGACAACGCCGAGCAGGCCGCTCAGCAGGACGTCACCATCGACACCATCGAGCGGGTCCTCGACTACGCCCACCGGCGCGACGTCACCATGGTCGCCGCGCTCGGCAACGGTCACGAGGACCTGGCCAACCCGCGCAACGACGCCACCAGCCCGAACTTCCCCGAGGGCGTGGCGCACGAGCGGACCATCGACAACGACAGCTGCTACGACCTGCCGGTCGAGGGCCCGAACGTCATCGGCGTCTCCGCGCTGGGCCCGTCGGGCGAGAAGTCGGACTTCTCCAACTGGACCACCGACCTGCGCTCCGGCGAGATCGAGGTCTCCGCGCCGGGCGGCTGGTTCCGTGACGGCATCGGCACCGACAGCTACCGCACCAACGAGAACCTCATCCTCTCCGCCGCTCCGACCAAGGTGCTGCAGGCCGAGGGTCAGGTCAGCCGCTACGGCTACGTCACCGCGGCCGGTCGGGCCAACGGGGTGATCAAGCAGTGCAGCGACAGCCCGGTCGCCTCCGGTGCCACCCGCTGCGGCTACTACCAGTACCTGCAGGGCACCTCGATGGCCGCGCCGCACGCGGCCGGGGTGGCGGCGCTGATCGTCGACAGCCGCGGCTCCGGCTACGGCAAGTGGTGGGGCCTGGACGCCCGGGACACCTCCTACGTGCTGCGCAAGTCCGCGGTCAACGAGGACTGCCCCGAGGGCGGCGTGCGCAGCTACGTGCCCGAGGGCCGCTCCGAGGAGTTCACCGCGGAGTGCGTGTCCTCGACCGGGTTCAACGGCTTCTACGGTGACGGGATCGTCAACGCCCGCCGGGCCGTGACCTGGCGCTGA
- a CDS encoding response regulator yields MTIRVLIADDHAAIRSGLRVMLEQTGEIAVVGEAADGRAAIANARALEPDVVLMDIRMPGTDGIEATREIVAASSTGVLVLTTFDDDAYVFGALRAGAAGFLLKTVSGADLVEAVRRVAAGEGVISPEVTRSLLAEFARSPADHRPAAPVELDALTAREREVLAALGRGLSNAALAGELGISEATAKTHVSSVLAKTGCASRMQAAVLARESGIA; encoded by the coding sequence ATGACCATCCGCGTGCTCATCGCCGACGACCACGCCGCGATCCGCTCGGGCCTGCGGGTCATGCTCGAGCAGACGGGCGAGATCGCCGTCGTCGGGGAGGCGGCCGACGGCCGGGCAGCGATCGCCAACGCCCGCGCCCTGGAGCCCGACGTCGTCCTCATGGACATCCGGATGCCCGGGACGGACGGGATCGAGGCGACCCGCGAGATCGTCGCGGCCTCGTCCACCGGCGTCCTGGTGCTGACCACCTTCGACGACGACGCCTACGTCTTCGGCGCCCTGCGCGCGGGCGCGGCCGGCTTCCTCCTCAAGACGGTCTCGGGCGCGGACCTCGTCGAGGCCGTACGCCGGGTGGCCGCCGGCGAAGGCGTGATCTCGCCGGAGGTGACCCGGAGCCTGCTCGCCGAGTTCGCCCGGTCTCCGGCCGACCACCGGCCCGCCGCCCCGGTCGAGCTGGACGCGCTCACCGCCCGCGAGCGCGAGGTGCTGGCCGCCCTGGGCCGGGGTCTGTCGAACGCCGCCCTCGCTGGCGAGCTCGGCATCTCCGAGGCGACCGCGAAGACGCACGTCTCCAGCGTGCTCGCCAAGACGGGCTGCGCCTCGCGGATGCAGGCCGCAGTCCTGGCACGGGAGTCGGGCATCGCCTGA
- a CDS encoding CoA-acylating methylmalonate-semialdehyde dehydrogenase, with product MAELSHFLDGARVPGTSGRTADVFDPAAGSVRDTVPLASREEVEAAISSAQAAQPAWAAMNPQRRARVLLKFVELAHQNMDELARLLSSEHGKTIPDAKGDWQRGLEVVEFCAGAPHLLKGEHSTGVGTGIDVYSIRQPLGVVAAITPFNFPAMIPLWKIGPALAAGNAVVLKPSERDPSVPLRIAELFIEAGLPAGVLNVVNGDKDAVDTLLEDPRVEALGFVGSTPIAHYIYETAAKHGKRAQCFGGAKNHMIVMPDADLDQAADALIGAGYGSAGERCMAISVAVPVGEETADALVAKLKERIAGLTVGHSFDEKADFGPLVTPQAKQRVLDYIQIGVDEGAELAHDGRDLVVEGLEDGFFVGPVLFDRVTPDMRIYTEEIFGPVLSVVRAADYEEALRLPSEHEYGNGVAIFTRDGDTARDFTTRVDTGMVGVNVPIPVPIAYYTFGGWKASGFGDLNQHGPDAFRFYTKTKTVTQTWPTGIREGASFVIPTMS from the coding sequence ATGGCTGAGCTCTCCCACTTCCTCGACGGCGCGCGCGTCCCGGGCACCTCCGGACGGACCGCCGACGTCTTCGACCCTGCCGCCGGCAGCGTCCGCGACACCGTCCCGCTCGCCTCGCGGGAGGAGGTCGAGGCCGCGATCTCCAGCGCGCAGGCGGCGCAGCCGGCCTGGGCGGCGATGAACCCGCAGCGCCGGGCCCGGGTGCTGCTGAAGTTCGTCGAGCTGGCGCACCAGAACATGGACGAGCTCGCCCGGCTGCTCTCCAGCGAGCACGGCAAGACCATCCCGGACGCGAAGGGGGACTGGCAGCGGGGTCTGGAGGTGGTCGAGTTCTGCGCCGGCGCACCGCACCTGCTCAAGGGCGAGCACTCCACCGGCGTCGGCACCGGCATCGACGTCTACTCCATCCGGCAGCCGCTCGGCGTCGTCGCCGCGATCACCCCCTTCAACTTCCCGGCGATGATCCCGCTGTGGAAGATCGGCCCGGCCCTGGCCGCCGGCAACGCGGTCGTGCTCAAGCCCTCCGAGCGCGACCCCTCCGTGCCGCTGCGCATCGCCGAGCTCTTCATCGAGGCCGGGCTGCCGGCGGGCGTCCTCAACGTGGTCAACGGTGACAAGGACGCCGTCGACACCCTGCTGGAGGACCCGCGCGTCGAGGCGCTCGGCTTCGTCGGCTCGACGCCGATCGCGCACTACATCTACGAGACCGCCGCCAAGCACGGCAAGCGCGCGCAGTGCTTCGGCGGGGCCAAGAACCACATGATCGTCATGCCCGACGCGGACCTCGACCAGGCCGCCGACGCGCTCATCGGTGCCGGCTACGGCTCCGCCGGCGAGCGGTGCATGGCGATCTCGGTGGCCGTGCCGGTGGGGGAGGAGACCGCCGACGCGCTGGTCGCCAAGCTCAAGGAGCGGATCGCCGGGCTCACCGTCGGCCACTCCTTCGACGAGAAGGCCGACTTCGGTCCGCTGGTCACCCCGCAGGCCAAGCAGCGGGTGCTCGACTACATCCAGATCGGCGTCGACGAGGGCGCCGAGCTGGCCCACGACGGCCGCGACCTGGTCGTCGAGGGGCTGGAGGACGGCTTCTTCGTCGGTCCGGTGCTCTTCGACCGGGTCACCCCGGACATGCGGATCTACACCGAGGAGATCTTCGGCCCGGTGCTCAGCGTGGTCCGTGCGGCCGACTACGAGGAGGCCCTGCGGCTGCCGAGCGAGCACGAGTACGGCAACGGCGTGGCCATCTTCACCCGGGACGGTGACACCGCCCGCGACTTCACCACCCGCGTCGACACCGGCATGGTCGGTGTGAACGTGCCGATCCCGGTGCCGATCGCCTACTACACCTTCGGCGGATGGAAGGCCTCCGGCTTCGGCGACCTCAACCAGCACGGCCCGGACGCCTTCCGCTTCTACACCAAGACCAAGACGGTCACCCAGACCTGGCCGACAGGCATCCGCGAGGGCGCCAGCTTCGTCATCCCCACCATGAGCTGA
- a CDS encoding acyl-CoA dehydrogenase family protein: MIDLEVPKKFRPLVAQARGMAEEVFWPISRKYDRAEHEYPAELDLVSAVIDGMGDGGAGQGAGASSSTRAKDDGAEEGDVAAVGSGRRGSKDKGGNKNGSNLSSVLSILETCRGDVGLTLSIPRQGLGNAAIAAVASDEQKERYAGKWAAMAITEPEVGSDSGAIRTTAVKDGDEYVLNGEKIYVTAGERAELVVVWATLDRSLGKQAIKSFVVHRDNPGMELVRLEHKLGIRASDTAAFSLQDCRVPAEDLLGDPEIRIEGGFGGAMQTFDNTRPLVAAMALGLTRASLDKTTELLAEAGVHPDPDRPLSTQSAAAAKLLQMEADYQAAYLLALRAAWMADNGKPNSMEASMAKAKAGRTCVNVSLACVELAGATGYAETELLEKWARDSKILDIFEGTQQIQLLVVARRLLGYSSKELR, from the coding sequence ATGATCGATCTCGAGGTTCCCAAGAAGTTCCGCCCGCTCGTCGCCCAGGCCCGCGGCATGGCCGAGGAGGTGTTCTGGCCGATCTCGCGCAAGTACGACCGCGCCGAGCACGAGTACCCCGCCGAGCTCGACCTCGTCTCCGCCGTCATCGACGGCATGGGTGACGGTGGCGCCGGCCAGGGTGCCGGCGCCTCCAGCTCCACCCGCGCCAAGGACGACGGCGCCGAGGAGGGCGACGTCGCCGCCGTCGGCTCCGGACGTCGCGGCAGCAAGGACAAGGGCGGCAACAAGAACGGCTCCAACCTCTCCTCGGTGCTCTCCATCCTGGAGACCTGCCGCGGCGACGTCGGCCTGACTCTGTCGATCCCGCGCCAGGGCCTGGGCAACGCGGCCATCGCGGCCGTCGCCAGCGACGAGCAGAAGGAGCGCTACGCCGGCAAGTGGGCAGCCATGGCGATCACCGAGCCGGAGGTCGGCTCGGACTCCGGCGCCATCCGCACCACCGCGGTCAAGGACGGCGACGAGTACGTCCTCAACGGCGAGAAGATCTACGTCACCGCGGGGGAGCGGGCCGAGCTCGTCGTCGTCTGGGCGACCCTGGACCGCAGCCTCGGCAAGCAGGCGATCAAGTCCTTCGTCGTCCACCGGGACAACCCCGGGATGGAGCTGGTGCGCCTGGAGCACAAGCTCGGGATCCGGGCCAGCGACACCGCCGCCTTCAGCCTGCAGGACTGCCGGGTGCCGGCCGAGGACCTGCTCGGCGACCCGGAGATCCGGATCGAGGGTGGCTTCGGCGGCGCCATGCAGACCTTCGACAACACCCGTCCGCTGGTCGCGGCGATGGCCCTCGGGCTGACCCGGGCGAGCCTGGACAAGACCACCGAGCTGCTCGCCGAGGCCGGGGTGCACCCGGACCCGGACCGGCCGCTGAGCACCCAGAGCGCGGCCGCGGCCAAGCTGCTGCAGATGGAGGCCGACTACCAGGCCGCCTACCTGCTGGCGCTGCGCGCGGCCTGGATGGCCGACAACGGCAAGCCGAACTCGATGGAGGCCTCGATGGCCAAGGCGAAGGCGGGACGCACCTGCGTCAACGTGTCGCTCGCCTGCGTCGAGCTGGCCGGCGCGACCGGCTACGCCGAGACCGAGCTGCTGGAGAAGTGGGCGCGGGACAGCAAGATCCTCGACATCTTCGAGGGCACCCAGCAGATCCAGCTGCTCGTCGTCGCCCGTCGTCTGCTCGGCTACAGCAGCAAGGAGCTGCGCTGA
- a CDS encoding GAP family protein, with protein MTTSLAPTLAALALVDSTSFGTLLIPIWLMLTPGRPPVRRVLVFLGTIGAFYLLLGLALVAGASAALDDIGDVLDTTTGLRIQLVVGVLLLGGSFLIDRKDADGAPGRISRWRERLVGAEESGAEGSGACESGAGESGGARAGLRPLVLLALTAAALEVATMLPYLGATGLISRADLSPAATVGVLAAYCLVMLLPALLLLALRTGAHRLVAPVLARLGRWLERTSASTTAWIVGIVGFLVARDAVARMPGGLDALIGAVGIG; from the coding sequence ATGACCACGTCGCTCGCCCCCACCCTCGCGGCGCTCGCGCTCGTCGACTCCACGAGCTTCGGCACGCTGCTCATCCCGATCTGGCTCATGCTCACCCCGGGCCGCCCGCCGGTGCGCCGGGTGCTCGTCTTCCTCGGGACGATCGGCGCCTTCTACCTGCTCCTCGGCCTCGCCCTCGTGGCCGGTGCCTCGGCGGCGCTCGACGACATCGGCGACGTCCTCGACACCACCACCGGCCTGCGGATCCAGCTCGTCGTCGGCGTGCTGCTCCTCGGCGGCAGCTTCCTCATCGACCGCAAGGACGCCGACGGGGCGCCCGGGCGGATCTCCCGGTGGCGGGAGCGGCTCGTGGGTGCCGAGGAGAGCGGGGCAGAGGGGAGCGGGGCCTGCGAGAGCGGGGCTGGCGAGAGCGGCGGCGCACGGGCCGGTCTGCGACCGCTGGTCCTGCTCGCGCTGACCGCCGCGGCCCTGGAGGTGGCGACGATGCTGCCCTACCTCGGGGCGACCGGGCTGATCAGCCGCGCGGATCTCTCGCCGGCCGCGACGGTCGGGGTGCTCGCCGCGTACTGCCTGGTCATGCTGCTGCCTGCGCTCCTGCTGCTCGCGCTGCGGACCGGCGCGCACCGCCTCGTCGCGCCTGTGCTCGCCCGGCTCGGGCGGTGGCTGGAGCGCACGAGCGCCAGCACGACGGCCTGGATCGTCGGCATCGTGGGCTTCCTCGTCGCGCGGGACGCGGTCGCGCGGATGCCGGGCGGTCTCGACGCGCTCATCGGCGCGGTCGGGATCGGCTGA
- a CDS encoding histidine kinase, which produces MSTSAPPRPGSTLRTSGRRPALKALGTFVLGALLVAVGLVRTSGFAPEEPPSRWVFLLPLAAICAAMVLERRRPVLALALGTPVFVADAAIGGSLGVLVAYVDLLYCVARWASPRAAGRTEALAWAATVLSGAAAFVVGGDLRASVLLSIVAFTALVVPIWWGREVRSQAELADLAAARGNDLVRLSALREQATLREERTRMASDMHDALAGDLAAIGVHAEAALSRPGGGADPADRAALQTIREASVSAAEELRTMVRLLRSEESEDGERRLPARLEQLDEVVAHARRQGVAVTADLPGSWPALPAAVDHAAYRIVQESLTNAARHAPGAPVRVRVQVDEHAVEVEVSNPQVIGGAGPGARHDPRGGTGLVGMRERAEALGGLLTAGPVDDAGEPSWRVHARIPLTPTEDSA; this is translated from the coding sequence GTGAGCACCAGCGCCCCGCCCCGGCCGGGGAGCACGCTGCGCACCTCCGGGCGCCGTCCGGCCCTGAAGGCGCTGGGCACCTTCGTCCTGGGGGCCCTGCTGGTCGCCGTCGGGCTCGTCCGCACCTCGGGCTTCGCTCCGGAGGAGCCGCCGAGCCGCTGGGTCTTCCTGCTGCCGCTGGCCGCCATCTGCGCAGCGATGGTGCTCGAGCGGCGGCGCCCGGTGCTGGCGCTGGCTCTGGGCACCCCGGTCTTCGTCGCCGACGCGGCGATCGGCGGCAGCCTGGGCGTGCTCGTCGCCTACGTCGACCTGCTCTACTGCGTGGCCCGCTGGGCCTCGCCCCGGGCGGCGGGACGCACCGAGGCCCTCGCCTGGGCCGCGACGGTGCTCTCCGGGGCGGCGGCCTTCGTCGTCGGCGGCGACCTGCGGGCGTCGGTGCTGCTCTCCATCGTCGCCTTCACCGCCCTGGTCGTCCCGATCTGGTGGGGCCGCGAGGTCCGCAGCCAGGCCGAGCTGGCCGACCTCGCGGCGGCACGCGGCAACGACCTCGTGCGGCTCTCGGCGCTGCGCGAGCAGGCCACCCTGCGCGAGGAGCGCACCCGGATGGCCAGCGACATGCACGACGCGCTCGCCGGCGACCTCGCGGCGATCGGCGTCCACGCCGAGGCCGCGCTCAGCAGGCCCGGAGGTGGCGCCGACCCCGCGGATCGGGCTGCGCTGCAGACGATCCGCGAGGCCAGCGTGTCAGCCGCCGAGGAGCTGCGCACGATGGTCCGGCTGCTGCGGTCCGAGGAGTCCGAGGACGGCGAGCGCCGGCTGCCGGCCCGGCTCGAGCAGCTCGACGAGGTCGTGGCGCACGCCCGCCGGCAGGGTGTCGCGGTCACCGCAGATCTCCCGGGATCGTGGCCGGCGCTCCCGGCCGCCGTCGATCACGCGGCCTACCGCATCGTGCAGGAGTCGCTGACCAATGCGGCCCGGCACGCCCCGGGAGCACCGGTGCGGGTGCGCGTCCAGGTCGACGAGCACGCCGTGGAGGTCGAGGTCTCCAACCCGCAGGTCATCGGGGGCGCGGGGCCCGGCGCCCGGCACGATCCACGCGGCGGCACCGGGCTGGTCGGGATGCGCGAGCGCGCCGAGGCGCTGGGCGGGCTGCTGACCGCCGGACCCGTCGACGACGCCGGAGAACCCTCCTGGCGCGTCCACGCTCGCATCCCGCTCACCCCGACGGAGGACTCCGCATGA